A part of Candidatus Moraniibacteriota bacterium genomic DNA contains:
- the murG gene encoding undecaprenyldiphospho-muramoylpentapeptide beta-N-acetylglucosaminyltransferase: MNKKYRIVLAGGGTGGHIFPLIPVAKELRAQLGENTELLYFGPAGELEKKIISEAGIASIRILSGKWRRYFDLRNASDVFRNIAGFFQSLYYLYVHMPDAVFSKGAYAAVPVVFAAWVYRIPILTQDSDAMPGVANRIMGKFADRIAVAYPSATKFFEPARVAITGNPIREGLLLGNVDRARERFGCPQGKQTILILGGSLGSQAMNRAIVRILPRLLERFFVIHQTGQSNHDETRERLEEHALGDMAGKLHMAPFFDTGELSDAFALADLVVSRAGANTISEIAAVGKPAILIPLPSAANDEQRMNAYEIARVGGALVLEENNLGENLLAGKIEELMDDATLREKMASSFRVFYHADASVRIVESLVTLIRDKETQQTIFDRIRAIFQRWMTRA; encoded by the coding sequence ATGAACAAAAAATATCGCATCGTACTCGCGGGCGGAGGAACAGGGGGTCATATTTTCCCTCTTATTCCAGTCGCCAAAGAACTTCGTGCACAGCTCGGCGAGAATACAGAACTCCTCTATTTTGGTCCGGCAGGCGAGCTTGAGAAAAAGATTATCAGTGAGGCGGGCATTGCCTCGATTCGTATATTGAGCGGTAAGTGGCGACGCTATTTCGATCTTCGCAATGCGAGCGATGTATTCAGAAATATTGCCGGCTTTTTTCAGTCGCTCTACTATCTGTATGTGCATATGCCGGATGCCGTCTTCTCCAAGGGTGCCTATGCGGCTGTACCGGTTGTCTTTGCGGCATGGGTGTATCGGATTCCGATTCTCACACAGGATTCCGATGCGATGCCCGGCGTTGCCAATCGCATCATGGGGAAATTTGCCGATCGCATCGCGGTTGCGTATCCGTCGGCGACGAAGTTCTTCGAACCGGCACGAGTTGCAATTACGGGGAATCCGATACGAGAAGGGTTGCTCTTGGGAAATGTTGACCGGGCTCGCGAGCGCTTCGGTTGTCCGCAAGGGAAACAAACGATCCTCATCCTCGGAGGGAGCCTGGGATCACAGGCGATGAATCGAGCAATAGTGCGCATACTTCCGCGTCTCCTTGAGCGATTCTTTGTGATTCATCAAACAGGACAATCAAATCACGACGAAACGCGCGAGCGTCTTGAAGAGCATGCACTTGGAGATATGGCAGGGAAGTTGCACATGGCGCCTTTCTTTGATACTGGCGAACTCTCCGATGCATTCGCTCTTGCCGATCTGGTTGTCTCGCGAGCAGGCGCCAACACGATTTCGGAAATTGCGGCGGTCGGGAAGCCGGCAATACTCATTCCACTTCCGTCGGCTGCCAATGACGAACAGCGCATGAATGCTTATGAGATTGCACGAGTGGGTGGAGCACTCGTTCTTGAGGAAAATAATCTCGGAGAGAATCTCCTTGCTGGGAAAATAGAGGAGCTTATGGATGATGCCACACTTCGAGAAAAAATGGCGTCCTCGTTTCGAGTGTTTTATCACGCAGACGCTTCAGTGAGAATTGTCGAGTCTCTGGTGACACTTATCCGCGATAAGGAAACACAGCAAACTATTTTTGATCGGATACGAGCGATATTTCAACGGTGGATGACTCGCGCCTAG
- a CDS encoding L,D-transpeptidase: protein MKRIRGVILVAVAILVLFSETFPAIASAREARLVFDPNRHTLTYFSATGARKVYRATGGADWCPDIKRPCKTPAGTYRIGIKYGPKYRSKTYPLACYQPCKNGACKPKPACGAAMPHFMKFAGKRFGIHAGTVSRNNSHGCIHVPSSVARFLSDTLPIGTLVTVLPYIHR, encoded by the coding sequence GTGAAGAGGATACGAGGAGTCATTCTGGTAGCAGTTGCCATTCTTGTCCTTTTTTCTGAAACATTTCCCGCTATTGCCTCCGCAAGAGAGGCTCGCCTCGTCTTCGATCCAAATAGGCACACGCTCACATATTTCTCCGCAACGGGAGCTCGCAAAGTCTATCGGGCAACCGGTGGCGCAGACTGGTGCCCAGATATCAAGCGCCCCTGCAAGACACCTGCCGGCACCTATCGCATCGGCATAAAATACGGCCCCAAGTACCGCTCGAAGACCTATCCCCTCGCCTGCTATCAACCCTGCAAAAATGGCGCATGCAAACCGAAGCCGGCTTGCGGAGCAGCAATGCCTCATTTCATGAAATTCGCCGGAAAACGTTTCGGTATTCATGCGGGAACTGTCTCACGAAACAATTCTCACGGGTGCATTCACGTCCCATCCTCGGTCGCTCGTTTTCTCTCAGACACCCTTCCTATCGGGACACTGGTCACCGTGCTCCCCTATATTCACCGATAG
- the murC gene encoding UDP-N-acetylmuramate--L-alanine ligase, with translation MTPKSFADAKRVHMIGIKGAGMAALAEILVGRGLLVGGSDTSEHFFTDEVLRRRGIRFSEGFSPDNIPHDADFIIYSTAYTPEGNAELAAAVARSKASGMHVMSYPEAVGELTRERLSILVSGTHGKTTTSALLAETLKAVHADPLSLVGSAIASWGGNALLGGGEYFVLEADEYQNKFRHYEPWSVILTSLDWDHPDFFPDVASYVETFRALLRRIPSHGFLVFWGDSAAVLDVAKSSRAQKRSYGFLPENDIRIVDYEPLREGPFHQQFRLFEGERDLGCFRLRLAGKHNAQNAAAVVTLLLALKFDIEEIRRGMEHFFGTARRFEHVGEYQGALVYDDYAHHPEEIRATLSAFRELFPERNIVAVFHPHTFSRTKALLEDFAQSFDAADRVIVLDIYGSAREVAGGVSSAELVALMNRYRHNQAVNIPTIEEAIEALRDSLGKDDLVVTLGAGDVWRVGKGILS, from the coding sequence ATGACACCGAAATCTTTTGCTGATGCGAAACGAGTGCACATGATTGGCATAAAGGGTGCTGGTATGGCGGCGCTTGCAGAAATTCTCGTTGGGCGCGGTTTACTCGTCGGTGGCTCTGATACAAGCGAGCATTTCTTTACCGATGAAGTGCTTCGTCGGCGTGGTATTCGTTTTTCCGAGGGGTTTTCTCCGGACAATATCCCTCATGATGCCGATTTCATTATCTATTCGACGGCGTATACGCCAGAGGGCAATGCGGAACTTGCAGCTGCTGTGGCCCGCAGTAAGGCATCGGGTATGCACGTGATGAGTTATCCGGAAGCAGTTGGTGAACTTACACGAGAGCGTCTCTCGATACTCGTTTCTGGCACGCATGGGAAGACGACCACGAGCGCGCTGCTTGCCGAGACACTCAAGGCGGTGCACGCCGATCCGCTCTCGCTTGTCGGGAGCGCTATCGCGAGCTGGGGTGGCAATGCGCTTCTCGGGGGAGGAGAGTACTTCGTGCTCGAGGCAGATGAATATCAGAATAAGTTCCGACACTACGAGCCTTGGAGCGTGATTTTGACGAGTCTCGACTGGGATCATCCTGATTTTTTCCCAGATGTGGCGTCTTATGTTGAGACGTTCCGCGCCCTGCTTCGTCGTATTCCGTCGCATGGTTTTCTTGTGTTTTGGGGGGACAGCGCAGCTGTCCTCGATGTCGCGAAATCTTCGCGTGCGCAGAAACGTTCGTATGGCTTCCTTCCGGAAAATGATATTCGTATTGTTGACTACGAACCGCTTCGCGAAGGACCCTTTCACCAGCAATTCCGTCTCTTCGAAGGAGAGCGCGACCTTGGATGTTTTCGACTTCGTCTCGCAGGGAAACACAACGCACAAAATGCCGCTGCAGTTGTGACACTGCTTCTTGCGCTCAAATTCGATATCGAAGAAATTCGTCGAGGCATGGAGCATTTCTTTGGAACGGCGCGACGATTTGAGCACGTGGGGGAATATCAGGGTGCTTTGGTATATGATGACTACGCGCATCATCCCGAAGAAATTCGCGCGACACTTTCCGCATTTCGTGAGCTTTTTCCCGAGCGAAATATTGTCGCAGTTTTTCATCCGCATACCTTCTCGAGAACCAAAGCGTTGCTTGAAGATTTTGCACAGAGCTTTGACGCAGCAGATCGCGTGATCGTGCTCGATATTTATGGGAGCGCCCGTGAAGTGGCAGGTGGCGTGTCGTCGGCGGAACTCGTCGCCCTAATGAATCGATATCGCCACAATCAGGCAGTGAATATCCCAACCATCGAGGAAGCAATAGAGGCGCTTCGAGATTCTCTCGGAAAAGATGATCTCGTGGTCACCCTTGGTGCGGGGGATGTGTGGCGAGTCGGCAAGGGTATTCTTTCGTAA
- a CDS encoding efflux RND transporter periplasmic adaptor subunit, with protein sequence MKFKRWFIFLGVLVLGGGFWYWKKSSVTPNYETIPVIRGDVTETVSASVSLVASEEIDLNFEIPGRIKSIAVEEGQKVAAGETLATLESATLEGEVARARAALEQAKAGASMNDNTLREARESEKNLKSYYETVKEAEDQKVSASDAAYENAKDYEDDAESYYNQVVSDSGASSSTAKSAKLTLTAATNARKAADEARDTAQKNRESSIRYAKNSWDAAQEKTQTLESAAQTTIETSAIQSAEATYAIAIASAKKADITAPVNGLVTKVNFSKGEVVGSAVSGAFGKLLSHDLLLEAKVPESDITKVKLGQSANISFDAFDSKNVLPAEVIEIKPDATIIQDVVYYVVKLRLTSVDARLKPGMSGDSDIHIDERRDVIEIPSRLLREENGKQFAKVLTSNGTAEDREVTTGLRGDDGQIEIRSGLSEGEKVVSSTP encoded by the coding sequence ATGAAATTCAAAAGATGGTTCATTTTTCTCGGTGTGCTCGTTCTTGGCGGAGGTTTTTGGTATTGGAAGAAATCGTCGGTAACACCGAACTACGAAACCATACCAGTTATACGAGGAGACGTCACGGAAACCGTATCGGCGAGCGTGTCACTTGTTGCTTCCGAAGAAATCGATTTAAATTTTGAAATACCCGGGCGCATAAAATCAATCGCGGTCGAGGAGGGACAAAAAGTAGCGGCGGGCGAGACGCTGGCAACGCTCGAATCGGCAACGCTTGAGGGGGAAGTGGCTCGTGCGAGAGCGGCACTCGAACAAGCAAAAGCGGGTGCGAGTATGAATGACAATACGCTCCGTGAAGCGCGAGAAAGTGAGAAGAATCTGAAATCTTATTATGAGACCGTGAAAGAAGCGGAGGATCAGAAAGTAAGCGCGTCCGATGCTGCCTATGAGAATGCGAAGGACTACGAAGATGATGCGGAATCATACTACAATCAGGTCGTGTCTGATAGTGGCGCTTCGAGCTCGACTGCCAAGAGTGCAAAACTCACGCTGACGGCGGCAACAAATGCTCGGAAAGCAGCGGATGAGGCGCGCGATACGGCGCAAAAAAATCGAGAGAGTTCGATTCGCTATGCCAAGAATTCTTGGGATGCTGCGCAAGAAAAAACGCAGACACTCGAGTCTGCCGCGCAAACAACTATTGAAACGAGCGCCATTCAATCAGCGGAGGCAACATATGCCATTGCCATTGCCAGTGCAAAGAAGGCGGATATTACCGCGCCAGTCAATGGGCTGGTGACCAAGGTGAACTTTTCAAAGGGCGAAGTGGTAGGCTCGGCGGTTTCGGGTGCATTTGGAAAGCTCCTCTCCCACGACCTTTTGCTTGAGGCAAAGGTTCCGGAATCCGATATCACCAAAGTGAAATTGGGACAATCGGCGAATATTTCTTTTGATGCATTTGATTCGAAAAATGTGCTCCCGGCGGAAGTAATCGAAATTAAACCCGATGCAACGATTATTCAGGATGTCGTATATTATGTCGTAAAACTCCGCCTTACCTCGGTTGATGCGCGCCTCAAGCCGGGCATGAGTGGCGATTCGGATATTCACATAGATGAACGACGCGATGTGATCGAGATTCCCTCACGACTCTTGCGCGAAGAAAACGGGAAGCAATTTGCAAAAGTATTGACTTCAAATGGTACTGCTGAGGATCGCGAGGTGACAACTGGTCTTCGGGGCGATGATGGTCAGATCGAAATTCGTTCAGGGCTTTCCGAAGGAGAGAAAGTGGTATCAAGTACACCATGA
- the ftsW gene encoding putative lipid II flippase FtsW: MRSTSSSSSLSFHNRSLLFSVLALVVIGLVTIASAGVFYGETRFGDDYFFLKRQLIGVSVGLLALFVFQYVDYHLWRKLAFPLFVVTILALVAVLIPGIGDRVYGASRWLSIGPFSFQPSEMAKFSFVLYLAAWFSRKNRKMVGDFIEDLVPFLVVLGILGFLIMKQPDTGTFGLIFLIAVSVYFVAGAKISHLLGLFLAGMAMLAILIKVAPYRLQRFLVFMNPDFDPKGAGYQVSQALIAIGSGGLFGLGLGYSQQKFNYLPEPVTDSIFAIFSEEWGFFVSVLLIALFVFIAWQGLRIARHSPDDFGRYAAAGIVSWVTFQAFINIAAATALIPLTGIPLPFVSYGGTSVVFLMAAMGILIRIGKDSTLKGH, translated from the coding sequence GTGCGATCGACCTCATCTTCTTCATCATTATCGTTTCACAATCGAAGCCTGCTCTTTTCGGTGCTCGCACTCGTTGTGATTGGGCTGGTGACTATCGCGAGTGCAGGCGTCTTCTATGGCGAGACACGCTTTGGTGATGACTATTTCTTTTTGAAGCGACAACTCATTGGCGTTAGCGTCGGGCTTTTGGCGCTTTTTGTCTTTCAGTATGTCGACTATCATCTGTGGCGCAAGCTCGCCTTTCCGCTTTTTGTTGTGACGATTCTTGCGCTCGTCGCCGTTCTTATTCCCGGTATCGGAGATCGTGTCTATGGCGCGAGTCGGTGGCTTTCTATCGGGCCATTTTCTTTTCAGCCGTCGGAGATGGCGAAATTTTCATTTGTGCTTTATCTCGCAGCGTGGTTTTCACGCAAAAATCGCAAGATGGTGGGAGACTTTATCGAGGATTTGGTACCGTTTCTCGTCGTTTTGGGGATACTCGGCTTTCTGATTATGAAACAACCGGACACGGGGACATTTGGACTCATTTTCCTCATTGCGGTTTCGGTTTACTTTGTTGCGGGGGCAAAAATATCTCATCTCCTCGGGCTTTTTCTTGCTGGCATGGCGATGCTTGCCATACTCATCAAGGTGGCACCCTATCGGCTTCAGCGTTTCTTGGTCTTTATGAATCCCGACTTCGATCCCAAGGGAGCGGGGTACCAGGTGAGTCAGGCACTTATCGCTATTGGAAGTGGCGGACTCTTCGGGCTTGGACTTGGCTATAGCCAACAAAAATTCAATTATCTTCCTGAGCCGGTGACGGACTCTATCTTTGCTATTTTCTCTGAAGAATGGGGGTTTTTTGTTTCAGTTCTTTTGATCGCGCTCTTTGTGTTTATCGCGTGGCAGGGGCTGCGCATTGCGCGTCACTCGCCAGATGATTTCGGGCGCTATGCAGCAGCGGGGATTGTGTCGTGGGTGACCTTCCAGGCATTTATCAATATTGCGGCGGCAACCGCACTTATTCCGCTTACGGGCATTCCGCTTCCTTTTGTGAGCTATGGTGGTACCTCGGTAGTATTCCTCATGGCAGCGATGGGTATCTTGATACGAATTGGGAAAGATTCTACACTAAAAGGACACTAG
- a CDS encoding NTP transferase domain-containing protein, with amino-acid sequence MNQLIILAGGKGTRMQSEMPKVLHPVNGVSIIQRLLDALLPIFPRPVVVVGYRGDDVRRALGEGYRYARQVEPLGTGDAVHAAMEAISDEDCESIVVVPGDHPLISRETIERLMAFQMREKACVALATVMVPDFDGENATFLHYGRIRRDEAGDVASIVEWKDASEEERSLRELNTSYYSFDAHWLRSHIGELSRNNVAREYYLTDLVRIACEGGERVVALAVQDPREALGINDPLQLKRVERHCS; translated from the coding sequence ATGAATCAACTCATTATTCTTGCTGGTGGGAAGGGGACGCGGATGCAGTCGGAGATGCCGAAGGTGCTACACCCAGTAAACGGTGTGTCGATTATTCAACGGCTCCTCGATGCGCTTCTGCCGATTTTCCCGAGACCCGTGGTGGTTGTTGGCTACCGAGGTGATGATGTCCGGCGCGCGCTTGGCGAGGGATATCGCTATGCGAGGCAGGTTGAGCCACTTGGAACAGGGGATGCCGTGCATGCTGCGATGGAGGCGATTTCGGATGAGGACTGTGAGAGCATCGTCGTTGTTCCTGGGGATCACCCGCTTATTAGCCGCGAGACTATTGAGCGTCTTATGGCGTTTCAGATGAGGGAAAAGGCATGCGTCGCTCTCGCAACAGTCATGGTGCCTGACTTCGATGGGGAGAATGCGACCTTTTTGCACTATGGTCGGATACGACGAGATGAGGCGGGTGATGTGGCAAGCATCGTTGAATGGAAAGATGCCTCTGAAGAAGAGCGTAGTTTGCGCGAGCTCAATACCAGCTACTATTCCTTCGACGCACACTGGCTCCGCTCGCATATCGGGGAGCTTTCCCGTAACAATGTCGCTCGGGAATACTATCTGACCGACCTTGTTCGCATTGCTTGTGAAGGTGGTGAGCGCGTCGTCGCCCTCGCCGTACAAGACCCTCGCGAAGCCCTCGGTATCAACGACCCTCTCCAACTCAAACGAGTCGAACGGCACTGCTCGTAG
- the trmD gene encoding tRNA (guanosine(37)-N1)-methyltransferase TrmD, with translation MMNTMRFDILTIFPKIFDSYLGESILKRAQTAGHISIVAHNIRDFATDKHHKTDDTPYGGGAGMVMKVEPIWKAVESLKVENPTASRRIILLSAKGKTFRQEDARRLSTYDQLVFICGRYEGVDERVAEHVADEELSIGDFVLTGGELPALVVIDAIARLVPGVLGNETSADTESHREPGYIEHPQYTKPERFNEWSVPEALLSGNHADIERWREEHAIRPLKT, from the coding sequence ATGATGAATACTATGCGTTTCGATATTCTGACTATTTTTCCGAAGATATTTGACTCCTATTTGGGCGAGTCTATTTTGAAGCGCGCGCAAACGGCGGGGCATATCTCGATTGTGGCGCACAATATTCGCGACTTTGCGACCGATAAGCATCACAAAACCGACGATACGCCCTATGGTGGCGGAGCGGGTATGGTGATGAAGGTGGAGCCAATTTGGAAAGCGGTTGAGTCTTTGAAAGTAGAGAATCCTACGGCTTCGCGTCGCATCATACTTCTCTCAGCGAAAGGGAAGACCTTTCGACAAGAAGATGCGCGGCGACTGTCGACCTACGACCAACTCGTTTTTATCTGCGGGCGCTATGAGGGTGTCGATGAGCGCGTTGCAGAGCATGTGGCGGATGAGGAGCTTTCAATCGGCGACTTTGTGCTTACAGGTGGCGAACTACCGGCGCTCGTCGTCATTGATGCGATAGCGCGACTCGTGCCGGGTGTTCTCGGCAATGAGACGAGTGCTGATACGGAGTCGCATCGCGAACCAGGCTATATCGAGCATCCGCAGTATACCAAGCCAGAGCGTTTCAATGAGTGGAGCGTGCCGGAAGCATTGCTTTCTGGCAATCATGCCGACATCGAGCGGTGGCGTGAGGAACATGCTATCCGTCCACTGAAAACATAA
- the murB gene encoding UDP-N-acetylmuramate dehydrogenase: MITVQEYIDLHPLTTFRVGGKARYFVEAKTEEEVTESLRWAKEKQTPVFVLGGGSNVLFSDSGWEGLVIKIEIGELADDGAGRLRIGAGVTLHTVVESAKDHGYGGIERLAGIPGTIGGAIRGNAGAFGAETASAVVSVRALDRNTLDIREYSKDACEFSYRMSTFKKHPELIVLSATFSFTPGQRPDDLEKIIRETIATRETKHPQRLLCAGSFFMNPVVSNAALRKEFELDTGMPVKDDKLPAGWVIDHVGLRGKEVGGAKVSDIHPNYIINTGTATAESILILTSLIKQRVRTEANVRLQEEVQMVGF, from the coding sequence ATGATTACCGTACAAGAATACATCGATTTGCACCCACTTACGACCTTTCGTGTTGGGGGAAAGGCGCGATATTTCGTTGAAGCAAAGACCGAGGAAGAGGTGACTGAGTCGCTTCGCTGGGCGAAGGAGAAACAAACGCCCGTTTTTGTTTTGGGAGGTGGGAGCAATGTGCTCTTTTCGGATAGTGGATGGGAGGGGCTCGTGATAAAGATTGAGATCGGTGAATTGGCTGATGATGGCGCGGGACGACTTCGTATTGGTGCAGGTGTGACGCTGCATACGGTGGTGGAATCTGCCAAAGATCATGGCTATGGTGGTATCGAGCGACTCGCAGGCATACCCGGGACAATCGGCGGTGCCATTCGTGGCAATGCCGGTGCCTTTGGCGCAGAGACCGCCTCGGCTGTGGTATCCGTTCGAGCACTCGACCGCAACACATTGGACATACGGGAATATTCGAAAGATGCCTGCGAATTTTCTTATCGGATGAGTACCTTCAAGAAGCATCCGGAGCTCATTGTCTTGTCGGCAACATTTTCGTTTACTCCCGGACAGCGTCCGGATGATTTGGAGAAAATTATCCGCGAAACTATTGCAACGCGTGAGACAAAACATCCACAGCGTCTCTTGTGTGCCGGGTCATTCTTTATGAATCCTGTTGTTTCGAATGCAGCGCTTCGCAAAGAATTCGAACTCGATACAGGTATGCCTGTCAAGGATGACAAACTTCCTGCCGGATGGGTAATTGATCATGTGGGACTGCGTGGTAAGGAAGTGGGTGGCGCCAAAGTGAGTGATATCCATCCAAACTATATCATCAATACGGGCACGGCGACGGCTGAGAGTATCCTCATCCTTACGAGTCTCATCAAGCAGCGCGTTCGTACCGAGGCGAATGTCCGCCTCCAAGAAGAAGTGCAGATGGTCGGATTTTGA
- a CDS encoding ribonuclease HI family protein has protein sequence METIIMYTDGGSRGNPGPAALGVFLETLDIRYGEFLGTGTNNEAEYAAILSGMKRAIETIGTARAKETHLECRMDSELAMRQLTGRYRVKHPHMKHWFALIQEEIPKFAKVSFHHVPREENKEADRMVNEALDKAVMKR, from the coding sequence ATGGAAACAATTATTATGTATACGGATGGGGGGTCGCGGGGGAATCCGGGACCGGCGGCACTGGGTGTGTTTCTTGAGACGCTTGATATTCGATATGGAGAGTTCTTGGGTACTGGCACAAACAATGAGGCAGAGTATGCAGCGATTCTCTCGGGGATGAAGCGAGCGATTGAGACGATTGGAACAGCACGTGCAAAAGAGACTCATCTGGAGTGTCGAATGGACAGTGAACTCGCAATGCGACAACTCACCGGGCGCTATCGCGTGAAGCATCCACATATGAAACACTGGTTTGCACTTATACAAGAAGAAATCCCGAAATTTGCGAAGGTGAGTTTTCATCATGTTCCGCGCGAAGAAAACAAAGAAGCGGATCGCATGGTCAATGAAGCGTTGGACAAAGCGGTAATGAAACGATGA
- the recJ gene encoding single-stranded-DNA-specific exonuclease RecJ, whose product MNHTWNIRCSLPSGAGGVSSTNDPIEILLALRGVTTEEDRKKFLTPNYDTDLGNPFLFDDMQKIVDRIGIARERHEKVGVFGDYDADGITSSVILRRVLERLGISVIPYIPDKLTEGHGLHRNALDAFERAGAKLVFTVDCGMMNHAEIGDAISRGMETIVIDHHHVPEELPAAYAIVNPKLPGSKYPFDELCGAGTTFMVARALYQIFLPEKIDELKWLLDIAAIGTVADCMPLIGENRVIVKYGLIVLSKTRHVGLQEMFAVGKIPIDEDHLPTGQTIAFQIAPRINAASRMAHAKTAHELLMTERRDEGRLLALDLEEQNRSRQKVSEASAKEVRTLAETMYHDRKLIFAVGEQFPLGVAGLVAGKIAHELGKPTAVFHRGEAESTGSFRSIPALSMIEAIGECSELLVRFGGHSQAAGATILNENIDAFAEKLESIVNRKLAETDMTVRLDIDLELSSACITPDFATRLKKLGPFGMGNPEPTFLIRDVIVDEVRLVGKEGKHLKFSFRTEKGVFGGIGFGMGAAWGNLQKGERVDVVFHLEENRWNGSTRLEWRLLDIHQEGD is encoded by the coding sequence ATGAATCATACGTGGAATATACGATGTTCGCTCCCGAGCGGAGCGGGCGGGGTTTCGTCGACCAATGATCCGATTGAGATATTGCTCGCGCTTCGTGGCGTGACGACCGAAGAAGATCGGAAGAAATTCCTGACGCCGAATTATGATACGGATCTCGGCAACCCCTTCCTTTTTGACGATATGCAAAAAATCGTCGATCGGATTGGTATTGCTCGCGAGCGACATGAAAAGGTTGGCGTCTTTGGCGATTATGATGCTGACGGCATTACATCATCGGTTATTTTGCGACGCGTCTTGGAACGTCTCGGCATTTCGGTGATTCCTTATATTCCCGACAAACTGACGGAGGGGCATGGACTACACCGCAATGCGCTCGACGCCTTTGAGCGAGCCGGAGCGAAACTCGTGTTTACGGTCGACTGCGGCATGATGAATCATGCTGAGATAGGCGATGCGATTTCGCGCGGGATGGAGACAATCGTAATCGATCACCATCATGTGCCGGAAGAGCTCCCGGCAGCATATGCTATCGTCAATCCGAAACTGCCCGGGTCGAAGTATCCCTTCGACGAACTCTGTGGTGCCGGGACGACGTTTATGGTTGCTCGAGCGCTCTATCAAATCTTTCTTCCAGAGAAAATAGATGAACTGAAATGGCTGCTCGATATTGCCGCTATTGGAACTGTCGCGGACTGTATGCCGCTTATCGGAGAGAATCGCGTCATTGTGAAATATGGACTCATTGTGCTTTCGAAGACGCGACATGTGGGTTTGCAGGAGATGTTTGCTGTGGGGAAAATTCCTATTGATGAGGATCATCTGCCGACAGGGCAAACGATTGCGTTTCAGATTGCTCCGCGTATCAATGCGGCGAGTCGTATGGCACATGCCAAGACCGCGCACGAACTCCTCATGACCGAGAGGCGCGACGAGGGGAGGCTCCTGGCGCTTGACCTCGAAGAACAGAATCGATCTCGACAAAAAGTGAGTGAGGCATCGGCGAAGGAGGTTCGGACACTCGCCGAGACAATGTATCATGATCGCAAACTCATTTTTGCTGTAGGCGAGCAATTTCCGCTTGGTGTTGCCGGGCTGGTTGCTGGGAAAATCGCTCATGAGCTTGGGAAGCCGACGGCTGTTTTTCATCGAGGAGAGGCAGAAAGTACCGGGTCATTTCGAAGCATTCCGGCGCTCAGTATGATTGAAGCGATTGGGGAATGTTCCGAGCTTTTGGTTCGGTTTGGCGGGCACAGTCAGGCGGCGGGGGCGACGATTCTCAACGAAAACATCGATGCTTTTGCCGAGAAGCTTGAGTCGATTGTAAATCGGAAGCTTGCCGAAACAGATATGACTGTTCGGCTCGATATTGATCTCGAGCTTTCTTCTGCTTGCATTACACCAGATTTCGCGACTCGTCTCAAAAAACTCGGACCTTTTGGCATGGGAAATCCGGAGCCGACATTCCTCATCCGCGATGTCATCGTCGATGAGGTGCGCCTGGTAGGGAAAGAAGGGAAGCATCTCAAGTTTTCCTTTCGGACAGAGAAGGGCGTTTTTGGCGGGATCGGATTTGGCATGGGAGCGGCATGGGGAAACCTGCAGAAAGGCGAACGAGTAGATGTGGTTTTTCACCTCGAGGAGAATCGATGGAATGGCTCAACACGGCTTGAATGGCGCCTTCTTGACATTCATCAAGAAGGAGACTAG
- a CDS encoding HPF/RaiA family ribosome-associated protein — translation MKTRFLFQGVELDGKTMQYVAKRLLRIEKLVLASSKLEVEVDRNKQGKFRVEVMVDVPKQKLFRAEETSESVEASTDTVIDDIARQIIETKDRADSLTRRGARSIKKKLTLDEKARF, via the coding sequence ATGAAGACGCGATTTCTGTTTCAGGGGGTGGAATTGGATGGGAAGACGATGCAATATGTAGCAAAGCGACTGCTTCGTATTGAGAAGCTTGTGCTTGCTTCGTCGAAACTGGAAGTAGAGGTAGACCGAAATAAGCAGGGGAAGTTTCGTGTCGAAGTCATGGTGGATGTGCCGAAACAGAAACTCTTTCGTGCAGAAGAAACGAGTGAGAGTGTTGAAGCGTCGACTGATACGGTGATTGATGATATTGCGCGGCAGATTATCGAGACGAAAGATCGAGCAGATTCACTTACCCGACGCGGCGCACGTAGTATCAAGAAAAAGCTCACATTGGATGAAAAAGCTCGATTTTGA